One genomic region from Astyanax mexicanus isolate ESR-SI-001 unplaced genomic scaffold, AstMex3_surface scaffold_36, whole genome shotgun sequence encodes:
- the b3galt10.1 gene encoding beta-1,3-galactosyltransferase 2 translates to MALFSCCKFQARSCFMLLLCITFTVSVTYYIQLPNDWISSVSDNIYSYYRNLTVHSPPRPRHMQTTDQRTTADSTPAVMSVTSRANTKATEDLMSTVAPTPYNAAYPQNYHFILDEPDKCKQENPFLVLMVPVAPHELEARNAIRSTWGNETVVQGKTVTVLFLVGLPGIKTEKQQEELNLESQKYHDLIQSDFMDTYLNLTIKTMVIMDWLARRCPQAAYSMKVDSDMFLNLDNMMNLLLAPETPRINYITGMVMWNRPVVRDPASKWYVPQELYPEDYYPTYLLGMGYIFSNDLPKKLVEVSKDIQPFNIEDAYVGTCLKKLGIAPSTPPNPSQFKAYFNGNYQREEFQRVITTILSSPQQLIKFWQDSRRPT, encoded by the coding sequence aTGGCCTTATTCAGCTGCTGCAAGTTCCAGGCCAGGAGCTGCTTCATGTTATTACTGTGTATAACCTTTACCGTGTCAGTCACTTACTACATCCAGTTGCCCAATGACTGGATCAGCAGTGTTTCTGATAATATCTACTCTTACTACAGAAATCTAACAGTACACTCACCTCCTCGACCAAGACACATGCAAACCACAGACCAGAGAACTACAGCCGACAGCACACCTGCAGTAATGAGTGTGACCAGCCGTGCAAACACCAAAGCTACTGAAGACTTAATGAGCACTGTTGCACCCACACCTTACAATGCAGCATACCCACAAAACTACCACTTCATTCTGGATGAGCCAGATAAGTGCAAGCAGGAGAACCCGTTTCTGGTCCTCATGGTCCCAGTGGCTCCACATGAACTGGAGGCTCGAAATGCCATCCGGAGCACGTGGGGTAACGAGACTGTGGTCCAGGGCAAAACCGTCACGGTGCTGTTTCTGGTTGGCCTGCCTGGAATCAAGACTGAGAAGCAACAGGAGGAGCTGAACCTGGAGAGCCAGAAATACCACGACCTGATCCAGAGCGACTTCATGGACACCTACCTCAACCTGACCATAAAGACCATGGTCATCATGGATTGGTTGGCCAGACGTTGCCCTCAGGCAGCCTACTCAATGAAGGTCGACTCTGACATGTTCCTGAATCTGGACAACATGATGAACTTGCTGCTGGCACCTGAAACCCCCAGAATAAACTACATCACCGGGATGGTTATGTGGAACCGGCCAGTCGTCCGAGACCCAGCGTCCAAGTGGTACGTGCCACAGGAACTCTACCCGGAGGACTACTACCCAACCTACCTTCTAGGAATGGGCTACATCTTTTCCAATGACCTTCCAAAGAAGCTCGTTGAAGTTTCAAAGGACATTCAGCCATTCAACATAGAGGACGCATACGTGGGCACCTGCCTAAAAAAACTAGGCATTGCTCCTTCCACCCCTCCCAATCCCTCACAGTTTAAAGCCTACTTTAACGGGAACTATCAGCGGGAAGAGTTTCAAAGAGTGATCACCACCATCCTTAGCTCTCCACAGCAGCTGATCAAATTCTGGCAGGACTCAAGAAGGCCAACATGA